The genomic segment TTTGCGACCGAGTCCCTTGAGAGTCCGGTAACGTCGCACTCGAGCAGGACGTTGCCGGGCGCGTCGGCGAGCCGGAGGTTGCTGGTCAACGGGATGCAGACGACCGTGGCGATGCGACTGCGGTTGAACGAATCACCCTGGACGACAACGACGGTACGGCGAAAGCCGGGCTGGGAGCCGACGGGCTCGCCGAGATCCGCCCACCACACGTCGCCTTGCGAGATCACCATTCCGAACGCTCGAGGGTGCGCTTGGCGGCCGCCGCGCCGAAGCTGTCGTCGGCCGGCGCCTCTTGCGCGTAGAGCGCATCGAGGGCGGTGGTGACATCGTCATCAGTGT from the Coriobacteriia bacterium genome contains:
- a CDS encoding type II toxin-antitoxin system PemK/MazF family toxin, with amino-acid sequence MVISQGDVWWADLGEPVGSQPGFRRTVVVVQGDSFNRSRIATVVCIPLTSNLRLADAPGNVLLECDVTGLSRDSVANVSQPMTLDRSSLTERVGNLPDAKLDLVFYGIDVVLSR